In Bacillus marinisedimentorum, the sequence TGAACCAAAATTCAGTACCTCTAATTAGCCAAAACCCGCAAGTAAACGCACTGAACCTCCATTCAGTGCTGTTAATCCGCTTAATGAACAAAATACAGGCACTGAACCAAAATTCAGTACCTCTAATTAGCTAAAACCCGCAAGTAAACGCACTGAACCTCCATTCAGTGCTGTTAATCAGCTGAATGAACAAAATACAGGCACTGAACCACAAAACCAGTTATAAGAAGCACAAAGATTGGCATGTCTACTCTCCGGCTTCAAAACTGGTTTTTTGCCCCTGCATTTAACTGCCGCAAAAAACTTCCAGTTTATCACTGCACAGAAAAAGACTGAAGCAAGAGGGCGGTCTTGCTCCAGTCTAGTTGACTAACGATTCCCTTGACATTCATAGCCTTTCACTCTAACTTATGCATTCCTTTTCTGATTGCCTCTTCATTAGCCCATTTTATTATCATTGTTATCCTGATTTACCATTTGGCTAAGCGAGCCAAAGTTCAGGGGCATATTCTTTTGTGTTACCGCCTTGACGATTTCGTCTTCCTTTTCTTTTGTGACCGGCATTCCTGTCAGTGCAGAAAGCTGGCGGACAAGCTGGCGAATGGTTTGGTCATCGTTGAAATCTGCGTTTTTTACTGAATCAGCGATCTGGAAAATATCC encodes:
- a CDS encoding stage VI sporulation protein F; the protein is MQQNNGNFFDFIENKANVKQQDIFQIADSVKNADFNDDQTIRQLVRQLSALTGMPVTKEKEDEIVKAVTQKNMPLNFGSLSQMVNQDNNDNKMG